A window of the Streptomyces sp. NBC_01351 genome harbors these coding sequences:
- a CDS encoding 3-hydroxybutyryl-CoA dehydrogenase: protein MSSERHEVTDLPSDITRVGVVGCGQMGAGIAEVCARSGLEVKVAETTGEALEFGRTRLYNSLTKAAERGKISEEERDATLARLSFTTDLGEFADRDLVIEAVVENEQVKTEIFQILDQVITRPDAILASNTSSIPLVKLAVATSRPDQVIGIHFFNPAPVQKLVELIPALTTGEETVKRAEALVRDVLGKHAVRAQDRSGFVVNALLVPYLLSAIRMFESGIASREDIDNGMELGCAHPMGPLKLSDLIGLDTIASIADSMYAEYKEPLYAAPPLLQRMVDAGRLGRKTGSGFYPYG from the coding sequence ATGAGCAGCGAAAGGCACGAAGTGACTGACCTCCCTTCCGACATCACACGGGTCGGCGTAGTGGGCTGTGGCCAGATGGGCGCGGGTATCGCCGAGGTGTGCGCCCGCAGTGGCCTTGAGGTCAAGGTCGCCGAGACCACGGGCGAAGCCCTGGAATTCGGGCGTACCCGGCTGTACAACTCCCTGACCAAGGCCGCCGAACGCGGCAAGATCAGCGAGGAGGAGCGGGACGCCACCCTGGCCCGCCTCAGCTTCACCACCGACCTCGGCGAGTTCGCCGACCGCGACCTCGTCATCGAGGCCGTCGTCGAGAACGAGCAGGTCAAGACCGAGATCTTCCAGATCCTCGACCAGGTGATCACCCGCCCGGACGCGATCCTGGCCTCCAACACCTCCTCGATCCCGCTGGTCAAGCTGGCCGTCGCGACCTCGCGGCCCGACCAGGTCATCGGCATCCACTTCTTCAACCCGGCCCCGGTGCAGAAGCTCGTCGAGCTGATCCCGGCGCTGACCACGGGCGAGGAGACGGTCAAGCGCGCCGAGGCCCTGGTGCGGGACGTGCTGGGCAAGCACGCCGTCCGCGCCCAGGACCGTTCCGGCTTCGTCGTCAACGCGCTCCTCGTCCCGTACCTGCTGTCCGCGATCCGCATGTTCGAGTCGGGCATCGCCAGCCGCGAGGACATCGACAACGGCATGGAGCTCGGCTGCGCCCACCCGATGGGCCCGCTGAAGCTGTCCGACCTGATCGGCCTGGACACCATCGCCTCCATCGCCGACTCCATGTACGCGGAGTACAAGGAGCCGCTCTACGCCGCTCCCCCGCTGCTCCAGCGGATGGTCGACGCCGGCCGCCTGGGCCGCAAGACGGGCTCGGGCTTCTACCCGTACGGCTGA
- a CDS encoding VOC family protein: MNSIKLSQCFIAVDDHDKALTFYRDVLGMEVRNDVGFEGMRWVTVASPEQPDVEIVLEPPLADPNASPTDRQAMAELLAKGLLRGVIFSTDDVDATFEKIRAAGGEVLQEPVDQPYGVRDCAFRDPAGNMLRFNQPRTR, from the coding sequence ATGAACAGCATCAAGCTCTCGCAGTGCTTCATCGCAGTCGACGACCACGACAAGGCCCTCACCTTCTACCGCGACGTCCTCGGCATGGAGGTCCGCAACGACGTCGGATTCGAGGGGATGCGCTGGGTGACCGTCGCCTCGCCCGAGCAGCCGGACGTGGAGATCGTCCTCGAACCGCCGCTCGCCGACCCCAACGCCTCGCCGACCGACCGGCAGGCGATGGCGGAACTGCTGGCCAAGGGCCTGCTGCGCGGGGTGATCTTCTCGACGGACGACGTCGACGCCACCTTCGAGAAGATCCGGGCCGCGGGCGGCGAGGTCCTCCAGGAGCCGGTGGACCAGCCCTACGGCGTGCGCGACTGCGCCTTCCGCGACCCGGCCGGCAACATGCTCCGCTTCAACCAGCCGCGCACCCGCTAG
- a CDS encoding histidine phosphatase family protein gives MHVRVSLVAAARSSSLLAERFDDDRPLDGSGRRALETAAPGLVRLGAAELRYCSPTPRSRATGQALGYAPLAQPALRECDMGRWRGMTLAEVTAHEPGAVDLWLTDPRAAPHGGESLLSFISRIGGWLDTRPADDGGAIVAVAEPSVVRAALVYALKVPPLTYWNVDVRPLSTMTLTGWSGRWHLSLQAPA, from the coding sequence ATGCATGTTCGGGTTTCGCTCGTTGCCGCAGCCCGTAGTTCCTCGCTGCTCGCCGAGCGCTTCGACGACGACCGCCCGCTCGACGGGTCCGGCCGGCGCGCACTGGAGACCGCCGCGCCGGGGCTCGTCAGGCTCGGCGCGGCCGAGCTGCGCTACTGCTCGCCGACCCCGCGCAGCCGGGCCACCGGCCAGGCCCTCGGGTACGCGCCGCTCGCCCAGCCCGCGCTGCGCGAGTGCGACATGGGCCGCTGGCGGGGGATGACCCTGGCCGAGGTGACCGCCCACGAGCCCGGGGCGGTGGACCTCTGGCTCACCGACCCGCGGGCCGCGCCGCACGGCGGGGAGTCCCTGCTCTCCTTCATCTCCCGGATCGGCGGCTGGCTCGACACCCGGCCGGCGGACGACGGGGGTGCGATCGTGGCGGTGGCGGAGCCCTCGGTGGTCAGGGCGGCCCTGGTCTACGCGTTGAAGGTGCCCCCGCTGACGTACTGGAACGTGGACGTCCGGCCGCTGTCCACGATGACCCTCACGGGCTGGTCCGGCCGGTGGCACCTCTCCCTCCAGGCCCCTGCGTAA
- a CDS encoding N-acetyltransferase, with the protein MSGIKITTLAERPELAGRLWDMTDSWPEFAQHDALAWLLYPRMVAEFPEYVLIATDGDAVVARGFSLPFALHAPGRDGVLPAQGWDRILMWAFSDRRRGVEPDTVSAIEISVATDRQGEGLSGLMLAALRENARARGFAEAVAPVRPSGKPAEPDTSIHEYAYRTRADGLPYDPWLRVHVRAGGVVDSVAPLSMTINGSLDQWREWTGLPFDEAGPVRVPGALAPVHCVPEQGYAVYVEPNVWVRHPLT; encoded by the coding sequence ATGAGCGGCATCAAGATCACCACCCTGGCGGAGCGACCCGAACTGGCCGGTCGGCTCTGGGACATGACGGACTCGTGGCCGGAGTTCGCCCAGCACGACGCGCTGGCCTGGCTGCTGTACCCGCGCATGGTCGCCGAGTTCCCGGAGTACGTACTGATCGCCACCGACGGCGACGCGGTCGTCGCCCGGGGCTTCAGCCTGCCCTTCGCGCTCCATGCGCCGGGCCGCGACGGGGTGCTGCCCGCGCAGGGCTGGGACCGGATCCTGATGTGGGCCTTCTCCGACCGGCGGCGCGGGGTCGAGCCCGACACGGTGAGCGCCATCGAGATCAGCGTGGCCACCGACCGGCAGGGCGAGGGCCTGTCCGGCCTGATGCTCGCCGCGCTGCGGGAGAACGCCCGAGCCCGCGGCTTCGCCGAGGCGGTGGCCCCCGTCCGGCCGAGCGGCAAGCCCGCCGAGCCGGACACCTCGATCCACGAGTACGCGTACCGGACCCGCGCGGACGGACTTCCGTACGACCCGTGGCTGCGCGTGCACGTCCGCGCGGGCGGGGTCGTCGACTCCGTGGCTCCGCTGTCGATGACGATCAACGGCTCGCTCGACCAGTGGCGGGAGTGGACCGGCCTCCCCTTCGACGAGGCGGGCCCGGTCCGTGTCCCCGGGGCGCTGGCTCCCGTCCACTGCGTGCCGGAGCAGGGGTACGCGGTCTACGTCGAGCCGAACGTGTGGGTGCGGCACCCCCTGACCTAG
- a CDS encoding aminotransferase-like domain-containing protein, which produces MYERSSVAELADSLRSELNRYSVGGKLPSSRALVERYRVSPVTVSRALAQLAAEGLVVTRPGSGVFRARPRTTAPAAGDTSWQEVALSAEGAGDVVPRSVDAGGVLVSLATPPTGVIELNGGYLHPSLQPERAMAAALARAGRRPGAWGRPPVEGLPELRDWFAREIGGAVVAADVLITAGGQSALATALRALAPPGAPILVESPTYPGLLAIARASGCRPVPVPVDADGVRPELLAAAFEATGARVFVCQPLFQNPTGAVLAPARRAEVLRIARAAGAFVVEDDYARSLAHEDCGPLPATLAAEDADGVVVHVRSLTKPTSPSLRVGALAARGPVVDRLRAIQIVDSFFVARPLQEAALELVGAPAWPRHLRTVAAELRHRRDVLAGALRRELPGVALPHVPSGGYQLWARPAVGDDTAFVAAALRAGVAVAPGRPYFCAEPPGPHIRLSFAGVSGPGELVEAVRRLRGALPGGVGPDA; this is translated from the coding sequence ATGTATGAGCGTAGCAGTGTGGCCGAGTTGGCAGATTCCCTGCGGTCCGAACTCAACCGCTACTCGGTAGGTGGAAAGCTGCCGTCGAGTCGGGCCCTGGTCGAGCGCTACCGGGTCAGCCCGGTCACCGTCTCGCGGGCCCTCGCGCAGCTCGCCGCCGAGGGCCTCGTCGTCACCCGCCCCGGCTCCGGCGTCTTCCGCGCCCGGCCGCGTACGACGGCACCCGCGGCCGGGGACACCTCCTGGCAGGAGGTCGCCCTCAGCGCGGAAGGGGCCGGGGACGTCGTCCCGCGCTCCGTCGACGCCGGAGGGGTGCTCGTCTCGCTGGCCACGCCGCCGACCGGGGTGATCGAGCTCAACGGCGGCTACCTGCACCCCTCCCTGCAGCCGGAGCGGGCGATGGCCGCGGCCCTGGCCCGGGCCGGCCGGCGCCCCGGGGCGTGGGGGCGGCCGCCCGTCGAGGGGCTGCCGGAGCTGCGCGACTGGTTCGCCAGGGAGATCGGCGGCGCGGTCGTGGCCGCCGACGTACTGATCACCGCGGGCGGGCAGAGCGCGCTGGCCACCGCCCTGCGGGCGCTCGCCCCGCCGGGGGCGCCGATCCTGGTGGAGTCGCCGACCTACCCCGGGCTGCTGGCCATCGCCCGCGCCTCCGGATGCCGGCCGGTACCCGTCCCGGTGGACGCGGACGGGGTCCGGCCGGAGCTGCTGGCCGCCGCCTTCGAAGCCACGGGCGCGCGGGTCTTCGTATGCCAGCCGCTGTTCCAGAACCCGACGGGGGCCGTGCTGGCGCCCGCGCGGCGGGCCGAGGTGCTGCGCATCGCGCGGGCCGCCGGGGCCTTCGTCGTGGAGGACGACTACGCCCGGTCCCTCGCCCACGAGGACTGCGGGCCGCTGCCCGCGACGCTGGCCGCGGAGGACGCGGACGGGGTGGTGGTGCACGTGCGTTCGCTGACCAAGCCCACCTCGCCCAGCCTGCGGGTGGGGGCCCTCGCGGCCCGCGGCCCGGTCGTGGACCGGCTGCGCGCCATCCAGATCGTGGACAGCTTCTTCGTGGCCCGGCCGCTGCAGGAGGCCGCCCTGGAGCTGGTGGGCGCGCCCGCCTGGCCCCGCCACCTGCGCACCGTCGCCGCCGAGCTGCGCCACCGGAGGGACGTGCTCGCCGGGGCCCTGCGGCGGGAGCTGCCCGGGGTGGCGCTGCCGCACGTCCCGTCCGGCGGCTACCAGTTGTGGGCGCGGCCGGCCGTGGGCGACGACACCGCCTTCGTCGCGGCGGCCCTGCGCGCGGGGGTCGCGGTGGCGCCCGGGCGCCCGTACTTCTGTGCGGAACCGCCCGGTCCGCACATCCGGCTGAGCTTCGCCGGGGTGTCGGGGCCGGGGGAGCTGGTGGAGGCGGTGCGCAGGCTGCGCGGGGCGCTGCCGGGTGGGGTCGGTCCAGACGCTTGA
- a CDS encoding DUF1918 domain-containing protein has translation MRATEGDQLVQHGRVVGQHDKIGEITQVLGDNGTPPYRVRFQDGHEAVMSPGPDCVVKHPAEPAH, from the coding sequence ATGCGAGCGACCGAGGGCGACCAGCTGGTGCAGCACGGCCGGGTCGTGGGACAGCACGACAAGATCGGCGAGATCACTCAGGTACTCGGAGACAACGGCACCCCTCCCTACCGGGTCCGTTTCCAGGACGGCCACGAGGCAGTCATGTCCCCGGGCCCCGACTGCGTCGTGAAGCACCCGGCCGAGCCCGCCCACTGA
- a CDS encoding transcriptional regulator — protein MQPNVLLDALLAEAGMSHAGLAAYVNQAGRTRGLALRYEHTAVTRWLKGQRPRGQVPDLICEVLGGRLRRPVGLDDVGLGVPGRPAEPGGASPLSGFVDRAAALWRSDGQARPHLLAAEALTGTPAVIPVWEWENPPEDADVSRDGPVRIGPEHIEILKAARAHYELMYRRAGGVATRDRIVRFLGTETAPMLRGSYSDDLGRQLHRATGSLVAVAGICAYDSDAHGLAQRYFHQALRLAKASGDRGLGAYVIALIVNQSLHLREYRQAVAFAEAALRAAGRHTTPALAADLHAMQAKAYAQLGDTAAALACIRNAEAAAERIRPGSEPDETGYVQPGLVNVQVAEALLSLGDLAAAHEQATAAVGTPAHDRGRVHRLAMLCEIQLRQGEADGAVAAAAEMAERARGMESLRLRERLRAVREQLMTSGCSGAEEAAELIDGALRVPL, from the coding sequence ATGCAGCCCAATGTCCTGCTCGACGCCCTCCTCGCCGAGGCGGGCATGTCCCATGCCGGACTCGCCGCGTACGTGAACCAGGCGGGCCGCACCCGCGGGCTCGCACTGCGCTACGAACACACCGCCGTCACCCGATGGCTGAAGGGCCAGCGCCCCCGCGGCCAGGTCCCGGACCTGATCTGCGAGGTGCTCGGCGGGCGGCTGCGGCGGCCCGTGGGGCTGGACGACGTCGGCCTCGGGGTGCCCGGCCGACCCGCGGAACCGGGCGGCGCCTCGCCGCTGAGCGGGTTCGTGGACCGGGCGGCCGCCCTGTGGCGGTCCGACGGGCAGGCGCGGCCCCATCTGCTCGCCGCGGAGGCGCTCACCGGGACCCCCGCCGTCATCCCGGTGTGGGAGTGGGAGAACCCGCCCGAGGACGCCGACGTCTCCCGGGACGGGCCGGTCCGGATCGGGCCCGAGCACATCGAGATCCTGAAAGCGGCCCGCGCCCACTACGAGTTGATGTACCGGCGGGCCGGCGGGGTGGCCACCCGGGACCGGATCGTGCGCTTCCTCGGCACCGAGACGGCCCCGATGCTCCGCGGGAGCTACTCCGACGACCTCGGCCGCCAGCTCCACCGGGCCACCGGGTCCCTCGTGGCGGTCGCGGGGATCTGCGCCTACGACTCGGACGCCCACGGGCTCGCCCAGCGCTACTTCCACCAGGCGCTGCGCCTGGCCAAGGCCAGCGGGGACCGCGGGCTCGGGGCCTACGTCATCGCGCTGATCGTCAACCAGTCGCTGCACCTGCGGGAGTACCGGCAGGCCGTCGCCTTCGCCGAGGCCGCACTGCGCGCCGCCGGCCGGCACACCACGCCGGCGCTGGCCGCCGACCTCCACGCCATGCAGGCCAAGGCGTACGCCCAACTCGGCGACACCGCGGCGGCCTTGGCCTGCATCCGCAACGCCGAGGCCGCCGCCGAGCGGATCCGTCCCGGCAGCGAGCCGGACGAGACCGGTTACGTACAGCCCGGGCTGGTCAACGTGCAGGTGGCCGAGGCGTTGCTGAGCCTGGGGGATCTGGCAGCGGCCCACGAGCAGGCCACCGCGGCCGTCGGTACGCCCGCGCACGACCGCGGGCGCGTGCACCGGCTGGCGATGCTGTGCGAGATCCAGCTGCGCCAGGGCGAGGCCGACGGGGCGGTGGCGGCCGCGGCCGAAATGGCCGAACGGGCCAGGGGGATGGAGTCGCTGCGGCTGCGCGAGCGGTTGCGGGCGGTCCGCGAACAGCTGATGACCAGCGGTTGTTCGGGCGCGGAGGAGGCCGCGGAGCTCATCGACGGGGCGCTGCGCGTTCCCCTGTGA
- a CDS encoding glycoside hydrolase family 10 protein — translation MARIGRRELLAGAAGVIAAATAGPGAAAAPGPSAPTAGGIPARAPVAEFRGMWIASVFNVDWPSRSGLSAARQRAELIALLDTAVRRRLNAVVLQVRPAADALWPSRLEPWSQWLTGEQGGDPGWDPLGTAVAEAHARGLQLHAWFNPYRVASHTDLDRLVPEHPARRNPDWTVEYGGKLYYNPGLPEVRLFVQEAMLDAVSRYAVDGVHWDDYFYPYPVAGEYFDDDEAYELHGADFTSRAAWRRHNIDTLVREMSARVRSLRPAARFGISPFAVWRNSDVDPLGSPTRAGVATYDDLYADTRRWVKERWIDYVVPQAYWHIGHPTADYADVVPWWARTVAGTGVRLYVGEALYRADPDSPTAAWRDPRELSRHVTFARKHPEVRGHVWFSAKHVVADPNGAMARVVADHYPTALPPA, via the coding sequence ATGGCGCGCATCGGTCGACGGGAATTGCTGGCGGGCGCGGCCGGAGTGATCGCGGCGGCCACCGCCGGGCCGGGTGCGGCGGCGGCCCCGGGGCCCTCCGCCCCGACGGCCGGCGGGATCCCGGCCAGGGCGCCCGTCGCCGAGTTCCGGGGGATGTGGATCGCCTCCGTGTTCAATGTCGACTGGCCCTCCCGGAGCGGTCTGTCCGCCGCCCGGCAGCGCGCGGAGCTGATCGCGCTCCTCGACACGGCCGTCAGGCGACGGCTCAACGCGGTCGTCCTCCAGGTGCGGCCGGCCGCCGACGCGCTGTGGCCCTCGCGGCTGGAGCCCTGGTCGCAGTGGCTCACCGGGGAGCAGGGGGGCGACCCGGGCTGGGACCCGCTGGGCACGGCCGTGGCCGAAGCGCACGCCCGGGGGCTGCAACTGCACGCCTGGTTCAACCCGTACCGCGTGGCCAGCCACACCGACCTCGACCGGCTGGTGCCCGAGCACCCGGCGCGGCGCAATCCCGACTGGACGGTCGAGTACGGAGGCAAGCTCTACTACAACCCGGGACTGCCCGAGGTGCGGCTCTTCGTGCAGGAGGCCATGCTCGACGCCGTCTCCCGGTACGCGGTGGACGGGGTGCACTGGGACGACTACTTCTACCCGTACCCGGTGGCCGGGGAGTACTTCGACGACGACGAGGCCTACGAGCTGCACGGCGCGGACTTCACCTCCCGCGCCGCCTGGCGCCGCCACAACATCGACACCCTGGTCCGCGAGATGTCCGCGCGGGTGCGGTCGCTGAGGCCGGCGGCCCGGTTCGGCATCAGCCCGTTCGCGGTCTGGCGCAACTCCGACGTCGATCCCCTCGGCTCACCGACGCGGGCGGGCGTCGCGACGTACGACGACCTGTACGCGGACACCCGCAGGTGGGTGAAGGAGCGCTGGATCGACTACGTCGTGCCCCAGGCCTACTGGCACATTGGGCACCCGACCGCCGACTACGCGGACGTCGTCCCCTGGTGGGCGCGCACGGTGGCGGGCACGGGCGTACGGCTCTACGTGGGCGAGGCGCTCTACCGCGCCGACCCCGACAGCCCGACCGCGGCCTGGCGCGATCCGCGCGAACTGTCCCGGCACGTGACCTTCGCGCGCAAGCACCCGGAGGTCCGCGGCCACGTCTGGTTCTCCGCCAAACACGTGGTCGCGGACCCCAACGGGGCGATGGCCAGGGTGGTCGCCGATCACTACCCGACGGCTCTGCCGCCGGCTTGA
- a CDS encoding DMT family transporter, translated as MTAHNSATHPTTIAVTSPVATSPLAGSPSRGTILASLGVLAFSLTFPSTVWGLQSFGPWSLVSLRSVLAAVIAAGFLIALRVPLPRREHRVGLAVVAGGVVIGFPMLTTLALQTSTSSHAAVVVGLLPLTTASLSALRTGARPSRTFWIAAVAGAVVVLGFTLAQSGGSFSAGDGYLFAALLVCAAGYTEGGRLARLMPGWQVVGWALVLCLPLSLAGSALGLAYEPVHLTAQGLAGLVWAAAGSTFLGLYVWYRGMAEIGAPRASQLQLAQPLLTLVWSVALLGEHLTPAAPVAACAVLVCIAVTQRVK; from the coding sequence ATGACAGCACACAATAGCGCTACTCACCCGACCACGATAGCGGTCACGAGCCCAGTGGCCACGAGCCCCCTCGCCGGATCGCCGAGCCGCGGAACGATCCTCGCCTCGCTCGGTGTCCTCGCCTTCTCGCTGACCTTCCCCTCCACCGTGTGGGGGCTGCAGAGCTTCGGCCCGTGGTCGCTCGTCTCGCTGCGCAGCGTGCTCGCCGCGGTCATCGCGGCCGGTTTCCTGATCGCGCTGCGCGTGCCGCTCCCCCGCCGCGAGCACCGGGTGGGGCTCGCCGTCGTCGCCGGCGGGGTGGTGATCGGCTTCCCGATGCTGACCACGCTCGCCCTGCAGACCTCCACCAGCTCCCACGCGGCCGTCGTGGTCGGCCTGTTGCCGCTGACCACCGCCTCGCTGTCCGCGCTGCGCACCGGCGCCCGCCCCTCGCGCACCTTCTGGATCGCGGCCGTCGCCGGGGCCGTGGTCGTATTGGGCTTCACGCTCGCGCAGAGCGGTGGCTCCTTCTCGGCGGGCGACGGCTACCTGTTCGCCGCGCTGCTGGTGTGCGCGGCCGGGTACACCGAGGGCGGGCGCCTGGCGCGGCTGATGCCCGGCTGGCAGGTGGTCGGCTGGGCGCTGGTGCTGTGCCTGCCGCTCAGCCTGGCCGGCTCCGCGCTCGGCCTCGCGTACGAGCCGGTGCACCTCACCGCCCAGGGCCTGGCGGGCCTGGTCTGGGCGGCGGCCGGCTCCACCTTCCTCGGGCTGTACGTCTGGTACCGCGGCATGGCCGAGATCGGCGCCCCGCGCGCCAGCCAGCTCCAGCTCGCGCAGCCGCTGCTGACGCTGGTCTGGTCGGTGGCGCTGCTCGGCGAGCACCTCACCCCGGCCGCGCCGGTGGCCGCGTGCGCGGTCCTGGTCTGCATTGCCGTGACCCAGCGGGTCAAATGA
- a CDS encoding helix-turn-helix transcriptional regulator, protein MTSLDDLVRLRRARDTMDRDYAQPLDVPALAAVALMSAGHFSRSFRAAYGETPYSYLMTRRVERAKALLRRGDLSVTDVCFAVGCTSLGSFSSRFTELVGESPSAYRARDHGAGAEIPACVAKIHTRPVRGGEPVRIEEAESGTVS, encoded by the coding sequence GTGACCTCGCTCGATGACCTCGTACGGTTGCGCCGCGCGCGGGACACCATGGACCGCGACTACGCGCAGCCGCTGGACGTCCCGGCGCTGGCCGCTGTGGCCCTGATGTCGGCCGGGCACTTCTCCCGCAGCTTCCGCGCCGCGTACGGCGAGACGCCCTACAGCTACCTCATGACCCGTCGCGTCGAGCGTGCCAAGGCGCTGCTCCGCCGGGGCGACCTGAGCGTGACGGACGTCTGCTTCGCCGTGGGATGCACCTCCCTCGGGTCGTTCAGCTCGCGCTTCACCGAGCTGGTCGGCGAGAGCCCGAGCGCGTACCGGGCCCGCGACCATGGGGCGGGCGCCGAGATCCCGGCGTGCGTGGCCAAGATCCACACCCGCCCGGTGCGGGGCGGCGAACCGGTCAGGATCGAAGAAGCGGAATCCGGCACCGTCTCGTAG
- a CDS encoding NUDIX hydrolase translates to MQWTNLSEQTVYKNRWFDVNLADVALPDGRHLDHFVIRLRPVAVATAVNEANEVLLLWRHRFITDSWGWELPAGVVEDGESVESAAAREMEEESGWRPGPLRHLMTVEPSNGLTDARHHLYWADGATYVGHPEDDFESSRREWVPLKLVPDMIARGEIPAANMAAGLLLLHHLRLGGRP, encoded by the coding sequence GTGCAGTGGACGAACCTGAGTGAGCAGACCGTGTACAAGAACCGCTGGTTCGATGTGAACCTGGCGGACGTGGCGCTCCCCGACGGGCGGCACCTGGACCACTTCGTCATCCGGCTGCGTCCGGTGGCCGTCGCCACGGCCGTCAACGAGGCGAACGAGGTGCTGCTGCTGTGGCGGCACCGCTTCATCACCGACAGCTGGGGCTGGGAGCTGCCCGCCGGGGTGGTCGAGGACGGGGAGTCCGTCGAGTCGGCGGCCGCCCGCGAGATGGAGGAGGAGTCGGGCTGGCGGCCCGGCCCGCTCCGGCACCTGATGACCGTGGAGCCGTCCAACGGGCTGACCGACGCCCGTCACCACCTGTACTGGGCGGACGGGGCCACGTACGTCGGCCATCCCGAGGACGACTTCGAGTCCTCGAGGAGGGAATGGGTCCCTCTCAAGCTCGTGCCCGACATGATCGCGCGCGGGGAGATCCCGGCCGCCAACATGGCGGCCGGGCTGCTCCTCCTGCATCACCTCAGGCTGGGCGGCCGGCCCTAG